A stretch of the Pseudanabaena sp. BC1403 genome encodes the following:
- the lnt gene encoding apolipoprotein N-acyltransferase: MRNLQNLLFAALGGVLMGLTPDPFSQWWLAWIALIPLWMLAQKLKVKEAIAMGAMWGFCYHGMALFWITTVHPMEWMGVPWWTSFWIATLVWLLITSWGAVLSGLWAAGMSLFTQKLNVTSRVVIACAMFSGLETVWSWGPLYWTALGFTQSPHDLLLLQISRISGQQTMTAAIVAINGLFAEILLHRTWAERRRYAIAAISLLIAIAGYGLWEMQGDRMASSNRQAIKAGIIQGNFPNALTVKPRGWEIAVNNYTKGYEKLAQSGAEMIVTPETAISFLYPNYDARREPFDLAVKKYRVPVWLGGFGTTRNPNAEDPNNYTNSLFLIDGSDKILGQYDKVRLVPVGEYIPFKPILGSLIKRLSPLRGEVDAGSSEQLVDTPWGRFIVGICYESAYPATFRFQTAAGGRLILSASNNSHFASYMSAQHHAQDVARAIESDRWAVRATNTGYSGFVDPNGRTIWLSDVNTYETHMETVYLRDTKTLYVLWGDWLTPLLCISSIAIYTKHRLTEDFG; this comes from the coding sequence ATGCGAAATTTGCAAAATCTCCTGTTTGCCGCTCTAGGTGGGGTACTGATGGGACTCACACCTGACCCATTTAGTCAATGGTGGCTAGCATGGATCGCCCTAATCCCACTTTGGATGCTGGCTCAAAAGCTGAAAGTCAAAGAGGCGATCGCAATGGGGGCGATGTGGGGATTTTGCTATCACGGTATGGCGTTATTTTGGATTACGACGGTGCATCCGATGGAATGGATGGGCGTGCCTTGGTGGACAAGTTTTTGGATTGCCACATTGGTTTGGTTGTTGATTACGAGCTGGGGTGCGGTATTGTCAGGCTTATGGGCTGCGGGAATGTCATTGTTCACGCAGAAGCTCAATGTAACTAGTCGGGTAGTTATTGCTTGTGCGATGTTTAGCGGACTAGAAACCGTGTGGAGTTGGGGACCACTTTATTGGACGGCGCTAGGGTTTACCCAGAGTCCCCATGATTTGCTATTGCTACAAATTAGCCGTATCTCTGGGCAGCAGACTATGACTGCGGCAATTGTGGCTATTAATGGATTATTTGCCGAAATTCTTTTACATAGAACTTGGGCTGAAAGACGACGCTATGCGATCGCGGCGATTTCTTTGCTAATTGCGATCGCGGGTTATGGTTTGTGGGAAATGCAAGGCGATCGCATGGCAAGTAGCAATAGGCAAGCGATCAAAGCAGGAATCATTCAGGGGAATTTCCCTAATGCGCTCACGGTCAAACCGAGAGGATGGGAGATCGCAGTTAATAACTACACTAAAGGCTATGAAAAGCTGGCTCAGTCAGGGGCTGAGATGATCGTTACGCCTGAAACTGCGATTTCTTTTCTCTATCCAAATTATGATGCCCGTCGCGAGCCGTTTGATCTTGCTGTGAAGAAATATCGCGTTCCTGTCTGGCTGGGAGGTTTCGGCACAACTCGCAATCCCAATGCCGAAGATCCAAATAATTATACTAATAGTCTATTTTTGATTGATGGCTCAGATAAGATTCTCGGTCAATATGACAAAGTGCGGCTTGTCCCAGTGGGAGAATATATTCCCTTTAAGCCAATATTAGGAAGTCTGATTAAACGCTTATCGCCGCTTAGAGGCGAAGTCGATGCAGGATCGAGCGAACAACTCGTTGATACGCCGTGGGGACGTTTCATTGTCGGCATTTGCTATGAGTCGGCATATCCCGCCACTTTCCGTTTTCAAACCGCCGCAGGTGGTAGGTTAATTTTATCTGCTTCAAACAATTCCCACTTTGCTTCCTATATGTCGGCGCAACACCATGCTCAAGATGTGGCAAGAGCAATTGAAAGCGATCGCTGGGCAGTTAGAGCTACTAATACTGGCTATTCTGGCTTTGTTGACCCTAATGGGCGCACAATTTGGCTGTCAGACGTGAATACTTATGAAACACATATGGAAACAGTTTATTTAAGAGACACAAAAACTCTATATGTACTGTGGGGTGATTGGTTGACACCTTTGCTTTGTATTAGCAGCATTGCCATTTATACTAAGCATCGTCTTACAGAAGATTTTGGTTGA
- a CDS encoding DUF2887 domain-containing protein, which translates to MKTDKLFYRIFLSQPDLISELVPDIPANCEFDYSAPVVKETELRLDGLLTPISDDLSLPLVFLEAQMQSDADFYSRFFAGIFLYLRQYKVTRPWRGLVILRRRSQDLGTESPYQILLDTWVHRLYLEDLIDEVDLSPNLSLLRLLVVSEQETPDSAQAVLRNSNTPAEFRMRLDLVEAIPINKFPQLSIEEVRLMLNLKEADVTQTRFYQEVFQIGQQSGGEIGRKIGRQEEEIEIVLRLLNRRCGKLSITQQEKVRSLPITDIENLAEALLDFKGMADLEIWLDGMATVEINLRSQS; encoded by the coding sequence ATGAAAACTGACAAACTTTTTTATCGAATCTTTCTATCTCAACCTGATTTAATCTCAGAGTTAGTGCCTGATATTCCTGCAAACTGCGAATTTGACTACAGTGCGCCAGTAGTTAAAGAGACGGAACTTCGACTAGATGGATTGCTCACTCCGATTTCTGATGATCTGAGCTTGCCATTGGTATTTTTAGAAGCGCAAATGCAAAGTGACGCTGACTTTTATAGTCGGTTCTTTGCAGGAATATTTCTTTACTTACGACAGTATAAAGTTACTAGACCTTGGCGCGGATTAGTAATCTTGCGCCGCCGTAGTCAAGATTTAGGTACTGAGTCACCTTATCAGATTTTGCTAGATACTTGGGTGCATCGACTCTACTTAGAAGATCTAATTGATGAGGTAGATTTAAGTCCAAATTTATCTTTGCTGCGGCTTTTGGTTGTTTCAGAGCAAGAAACACCTGACTCAGCTCAGGCGGTATTGAGAAATAGCAATACTCCAGCAGAGTTTCGGATGCGCCTGGACTTGGTAGAGGCTATACCAATAAATAAATTTCCACAATTGAGTATCGAAGAGGTAAGACTGATGCTAAATCTTAAAGAAGCGGATGTAACTCAAACACGTTTTTACCAAGAAGTTTTCCAAATTGGTCAGCAGAGCGGGGGGGAAATTGGTCGAAAAATTGGTCGCCAAGAAGAAGAAATTGAAATAGTGCTACGTCTTCTTAACCGACGTTGTGGGAAACTCTCGATCACACAACAAGAAAAAGTGCGATCGCTACCAATTACTGACATCGAGAATCTTGCTGAGGCTTTGCTAGATTTTAAGGGCATGGCTGATTTGGAGATTTGGTTAGATGGCATGGCTACAGTCGAAATAAATCTGCGATCGCAATCTTGA
- a CDS encoding family 3 adenylate cyclase — protein MIEKLSKKRYSTNLFDITQDIIGALPLKLVEQWLSSEQTYEDALQILKSHKVQGYSVSSDSVGLTKLTQQKGLLEILAIINQPKKILHGYGKAIGGESVGIWAADNTQMFYPDSLSASTLVSTLLTIQDAIANSCQIKIGIGAHYGNFYSISGGLYGAEADEIEEIAENHTCGGEILISQAICDRLPANHNFTIEKRDDLVTEIGNIYRVLDGERLSGLQPNDQRYPIPYSEDFYADLLEYEIRLTDQDFAHALVDKYIQNKVVVMIESKNELVEAHEVSMFNQLSFSALMKDIGLRLLNATSGTEIKVVSSLGIYAFDDAIAAVKFAQTFRQEFAAQDITCRIGIDRGEVLIFNLPFGTRDIAGNPVNVASKMAQDKGKFGKLYLSTSMRALVDVSGFKEIKYSISGVELTSYEG, from the coding sequence GAGGATGCGTTACAAATACTTAAGAGTCACAAAGTCCAAGGATATAGTGTATCTTCTGACTCAGTTGGACTAACTAAGCTGACTCAGCAAAAGGGATTATTAGAGATTCTGGCTATCATCAACCAGCCGAAAAAGATTTTACATGGCTATGGGAAAGCGATCGGAGGAGAAAGTGTAGGGATTTGGGCAGCGGACAATACACAAATGTTCTATCCAGATTCCCTTAGTGCATCTACCCTTGTTTCCACACTCCTAACGATCCAAGATGCGATCGCTAACAGTTGTCAAATCAAAATTGGGATTGGGGCTCATTATGGTAATTTCTATTCGATTAGTGGTGGTTTGTATGGAGCAGAAGCAGATGAGATCGAAGAAATTGCTGAGAATCATACCTGTGGTGGAGAGATCTTAATCAGTCAAGCCATATGCGATCGCCTGCCAGCAAATCACAACTTCACTATTGAGAAACGTGATGATTTAGTAACTGAAATTGGCAATATTTATCGAGTATTGGATGGCGAGAGATTATCAGGATTACAGCCAAACGATCAACGTTATCCAATCCCCTATTCTGAAGATTTTTATGCCGATTTATTGGAATATGAAATTCGACTAACCGACCAAGATTTTGCTCATGCATTGGTAGATAAGTATATTCAAAACAAAGTAGTAGTAATGATCGAGAGTAAAAATGAATTAGTGGAAGCCCATGAAGTTTCCATGTTTAATCAACTCTCATTCTCAGCATTAATGAAAGATATTGGCTTGCGACTGCTAAACGCAACATCTGGCACGGAAATTAAAGTGGTTAGCTCGTTAGGAATTTACGCTTTTGATGATGCGATCGCGGCGGTAAAATTTGCCCAAACATTTCGCCAAGAGTTCGCAGCACAAGATATCACTTGTCGGATAGGAATTGATCGAGGCGAAGTTCTTATTTTTAATCTACCATTTGGCACTAGAGATATAGCGGGAAACCCTGTTAATGTAGCTTCCAAGATGGCTCAAGACAAAGGCAAATTTGGCAAACTATATTTGAGTACATCGATGCGTGCTCTAGTAGATGTGAGTGGATTTAAAGAAATTAAGTACAGTATTTCTGGAGTAGAGCTAACTTCCTATGAAGGGTAA
- a CDS encoding FkbM family methyltransferase → MKLASDPSDLYLEYIFRHYPDLDANILSSVEEIFKNTNWDSPETSLDWNNLAVIDLIEAEQSEDVEERASLLQTAMQKLERGFSLNQSPHCAAHYVIIQSMLAENDKAIQLALNTAINVLQPIYTSSQSIAIGLVYLPTSARESLEFELILNANNGYDQILMLLAEALKRSQFVFYNASGIRFLRLANQLFADSPTVHLMLGIAELMSRQVEGIIHLHHARRLAPDYAPILQALHLGYRSIGDLNTAKYWLEAAHDICLQQNSDAAAWQWTKLPVDSEIAYVAFDEDLVLAVEPNFRSIVTSVLVAQGDWFEQEIEFWRNGIQAGMTVIDVGANAGVYTFSSARRVGSTGLVLAVEPFSQCVAYLSETCRVNQLDWVKVCAGAASDRIGTAKLSLSSASELNELISEEEGRTRDASSFEEVECFTLDSLIEQYGVSRVDFLKIDAEGHELQVLRGCDHILTEFAPIILYENIAGHQGSNLPVADYLRSIGYKLFRYQPYLQKLIPVDVNADFQGSLNIIALPQKSIVQ, encoded by the coding sequence ATGAAATTAGCCTCTGATCCTAGCGATCTCTATCTTGAATATATTTTCAGACACTATCCTGATCTTGATGCCAACATTTTGTCATCAGTTGAAGAGATTTTCAAAAATACTAACTGGGATAGTCCTGAGACTTCTCTGGATTGGAATAACTTAGCTGTTATCGATTTAATTGAAGCAGAGCAATCGGAAGATGTAGAGGAAAGAGCTAGCCTACTTCAGACTGCAATGCAGAAGTTAGAAAGAGGGTTTAGCCTCAATCAAAGTCCACATTGTGCTGCTCACTATGTAATTATTCAAAGTATGTTGGCAGAAAATGACAAGGCAATCCAGCTAGCTCTAAATACTGCCATTAATGTATTGCAACCTATTTATACATCTTCTCAAAGCATTGCCATAGGGTTAGTTTATTTACCTACATCTGCTAGAGAGTCTCTAGAGTTTGAATTGATTCTCAATGCCAATAATGGTTATGATCAAATCTTAATGTTGCTAGCGGAAGCTTTAAAGCGATCGCAGTTTGTATTTTACAACGCCTCTGGAATTCGATTCTTGCGCTTGGCTAATCAGCTTTTTGCAGATAGTCCCACTGTACACTTAATGCTGGGCATTGCCGAATTGATGAGTCGTCAGGTTGAAGGAATTATCCATTTACACCATGCTAGACGACTGGCTCCAGATTATGCTCCAATCTTACAAGCACTTCATCTGGGCTATCGCAGTATTGGTGATTTAAATACCGCTAAGTATTGGCTAGAAGCAGCGCATGACATTTGTTTACAGCAAAATAGCGATGCGGCGGCATGGCAATGGACTAAGCTCCCTGTGGACAGTGAGATCGCCTATGTTGCTTTTGATGAAGATTTAGTCTTAGCGGTAGAGCCAAACTTTCGCAGCATTGTCACCAGTGTTTTAGTTGCTCAAGGTGACTGGTTTGAGCAGGAAATTGAGTTTTGGCGCAATGGGATTCAGGCAGGAATGACGGTGATTGATGTCGGGGCAAATGCTGGGGTATATACATTCAGCTCGGCTCGAAGGGTCGGCTCAACGGGTTTAGTCTTGGCTGTAGAACCATTTTCTCAGTGTGTAGCGTACCTCAGTGAAACTTGCCGAGTTAATCAGCTAGATTGGGTAAAGGTCTGTGCAGGAGCCGCAAGCGATCGCATTGGCACTGCGAAATTATCACTTAGTTCTGCGAGTGAGCTTAATGAACTAATTTCTGAAGAGGAAGGACGCACTAGAGATGCCAGTAGCTTTGAAGAAGTTGAGTGTTTTACCTTGGATAGTCTTATTGAGCAATATGGCGTGAGTCGAGTTGATTTTCTCAAGATTGATGCTGAGGGACATGAACTACAAGTTCTGAGAGGGTGCGATCACATTCTCACTGAGTTTGCACCGATCATCCTCTATGAAAATATTGCGGGACATCAAGGCAGTAACTTACCTGTCGCAGATTATTTGAGAAGCATCGGTTATAAACTGTTTCGGTATCAGCCATATTTACAGAAGCTAATTCCTGTTGATGTAAATGCTGACTTTCAGGGTAGCCTGAATATCATCGCTTTACCTCAGAAAAGCATTGTGCAATAA
- a CDS encoding class I SAM-dependent methyltransferase — MTDPKSDLLDKIRQQFDSSPYPRIPLEKSPKDNPNELYIHNLVTSFYLRDQKVIDTKGKVILDAGCGSGYKSLVLAEANPGAKIVGVDISAESIKLAEQRLEHNEFDNVEFIVASLEELPSLGYQFDYINCDELLYLFPEPATALKSMQSVLKPDGIIRSNLHSSIQRTSFFRAQKMFGMMGLLDGNPEDLEIEIVVETMQALQDNVLLKSQTWNPKYSAQESKQDILMNHLFQGDKGYTIADLFTSLKLADLEFISMVNWREWDFRDLFKEANNLPVFLEMSLPDLSIEDRLQMYELLHPIHRLLDFWCGHPQQIQTFVPFSEWSDTDWQTAKVCLHPQLNTSNFKKDLVTCITDCGIFSLNQYLSTHMQVVTIDSSMATCLLPLLDAPQTMISLVERWKKFRPVDPVTLQPIDQQKAFQLVQNTVQSLESLDYLMLELQAH, encoded by the coding sequence ATGACTGATCCTAAATCCGACCTACTAGATAAAATACGTCAACAGTTTGACAGTAGCCCATATCCTAGAATCCCTCTTGAAAAGTCGCCGAAAGACAATCCTAATGAGCTATATATTCACAATTTAGTAACTTCTTTCTACTTAAGAGATCAAAAAGTTATAGATACTAAAGGGAAAGTGATTCTAGATGCAGGATGTGGCTCAGGATATAAATCTCTAGTTCTAGCAGAAGCAAACCCAGGAGCAAAAATAGTTGGAGTAGATATATCCGCCGAGTCAATTAAGTTAGCAGAACAACGTTTAGAACATAATGAGTTTGACAATGTAGAATTTATTGTCGCATCACTCGAAGAATTACCATCTTTAGGCTATCAATTTGATTATATAAATTGCGATGAATTGCTATATCTTTTTCCTGAACCTGCGACTGCCCTAAAGTCTATGCAATCAGTCTTAAAACCTGATGGCATCATTCGCAGCAATTTACATAGTTCCATTCAGCGAACTAGCTTTTTTCGCGCTCAAAAAATGTTTGGAATGATGGGATTGTTGGATGGAAATCCAGAAGATCTAGAGATCGAGATTGTTGTTGAGACGATGCAAGCTTTACAAGATAATGTTTTGCTAAAATCTCAAACTTGGAATCCTAAATACTCGGCACAAGAAAGTAAACAAGATATTCTGATGAATCACCTATTCCAAGGGGATAAGGGTTATACGATCGCCGATCTATTTACTTCGCTGAAGTTAGCTGATCTAGAATTTATCAGTATGGTGAATTGGCGCGAATGGGATTTTAGAGATTTATTTAAAGAAGCAAATAATTTACCTGTCTTTTTGGAGATGAGTTTACCAGATTTATCGATTGAAGATCGGTTGCAAATGTATGAATTACTCCATCCAATTCATCGGTTATTAGATTTTTGGTGTGGTCATCCTCAACAAATTCAAACCTTTGTTCCTTTTAGTGAATGGAGTGATACCGATTGGCAGACAGCGAAAGTCTGTCTACATCCTCAATTAAATACTTCCAATTTTAAAAAGGATCTAGTTACTTGTATTACTGATTGTGGGATTTTTAGTCTTAATCAGTATCTATCAACTCATATGCAAGTTGTCACGATTGATAGCTCAATGGCTACTTGCCTGTTGCCTCTATTGGATGCACCACAGACCATGATCTCTTTGGTTGAGCGTTGGAAAAAGTTTAGACCTGTAGATCCTGTAACTTTGCAGCCTATAGATCAGCAGAAAGCTTTTCAGTTAGTCCAAAATACAGTACAGTCCCTAGAAAGCTTGGACTACCTCATGCTAGAACTTCAAGCTCACTAA